One Etheostoma cragini isolate CJK2018 chromosome 19, CSU_Ecrag_1.0, whole genome shotgun sequence DNA segment encodes these proteins:
- the LOC117962109 gene encoding prostaglandin reductase 1-like: MVRAKTWVLTKHFDGFPKDSDFELKVEELSKPKDGEVLLEAVFLSVDPYMRPFSRVRMNEGDVMIGTQVAKVIQSNNPAFPVGSHVVGRCGWRTHTVCDGKDLVPVMPDWPQDVSLSLALGGIGMPGLTALYGIEEVLGLQKGETLLVNAAAGAVGSVVGQIAKIKGCKVVGSAGSDAKVAFLKELGFDEAFNYKTVGSLEEALKKASPEGYDCFFENVGGPFSSVAIHQMKNFGRIAVCGAISTYNDTTPQIGPYPHLTMIFKQLKMEGFMQTRWEHKHPESLKRLMGWLKEGKLQCREHITKGFEKMPAAFMGILQGENVGKAIVAI; encoded by the exons ATGGTCCGAGCCAAGACGTGGGTCCTTACCAAGCACTTTGACGGCTTCCCAAAGGATAGCGACTTTGAGCTTAAGGTGGAGGAGCTTTCTAAACCCAAAGATGGGG AGGTCCTTTTGGAAGCAGTGTTTCTCAGTGTCGACCCATACATGAG GCCATTCAGTAGGGTTCGCATGAATGAAGGCGATGTGATGATTGGAACTCAAGTGGCCAA AGTGATTCAAAGTAATAACCCAGCATTTCCTGTTGGAAGCCATGTTGTTGGTCGTTGTGGCTGGAGAACCCACACGGTCTGTGACGGGAAAGACCTCGTTCCGGTCATGCCTGACTGGCCGCAAGACGTCTCGCTGTCCCTGGCTCTGGGTGGCATCGGCATGCCAGG ACTGACCGCTCTGTACGGGATAGAAGAAGTCTTGGGACTCCAGAAGGGTGAGACCCTGCTGGTGAATGCTGCAGCCGGGGCAGTGGGCTCCGTGGTGGGCCAGATTGCAAAGATCAAGGGCTGTAAGGTGGTGGGTTCAGCAGGGTCCGATGCCAAGGTGGCTTTCCTCAAAGAACTGGGCTTCGATGAGGCCTTCAACTACAAGACTGTTGGTTCCCTGGAGGAGGCACTGAAGAAGGCTTCTCCAGAAGGATATGACtgtttctttgaaaat GTGGGTGGCCCTTTTTCAAGCGTTGCCATACATCAAATGAAGAACTTTGGAAGGATAGCTGTGTGTGGAGCTATCTCCACGTATAATGACACCACTCCCCAAATAG GCCCATACCCCCACCTGACCATGATCTTCAAGCAGCTTAAGATGGAGGGCTTCATGCAGACCAGGTGGGAGCACAAGCACCCTGAGTCCCTTAAGAGGCTGATGGGATGGTTAAAAGAG GGCAAACTGCAGTGTCGGGAGCACATCACAAAAGGCTTTGAAAAGATGCCAGCTGCTTTTATGGGGATACTGCAGGGAGAGAACGTCGGCAAGGCTATTGTCGCAATCTGA
- the txn gene encoding thioredoxin — MVRSVENLAEFKAILAEAGDKLVVVDFTATWCGPCKQIGPAFEKESTDSANKNVIFLKVDVDEAEDVSAHCKINCMPTFMFFKNGEKVDEFSGANINTLKEKLSALRT, encoded by the exons ATGGTTCGCAGTGTGGAAAACCTC GCCGAGTTCAAAGCCATCCTGGCAGAAGCTGGAGACAAGCTGGTAGTGGTGGATTTCACAGCCACCTGGTGTGGCCCTTGTAAACAGATTGGCCCAGCATTTGAA AAAGAGTCGACAGACTCTGCGAACAAGAATGTGATTTTCTTGAAGGTGGACGTGGATGAGGCTGAG GATGTGAGCGCACACTGCAAGATTAACTGCATGCCTACCTTCATGTTTTTCAAGAATGGAGAAAAG GTGGACGAGTTCTCTGGTGCTAATATAAATACGCTGAAGGAGAAACTGTCTGCTTTGAGAACATAA